From Candidatus Methylomirabilis tolerans, the proteins below share one genomic window:
- a CDS encoding TlpA family protein disulfide reductase has protein sequence MATWKKLSLLLSIIPFLLLLAYGFKTNPREVPSPLVGHQAPPFALTMFDGSSNSLEALRGKPVVLNFWASWCFPACYDEAPHLEAAWQTYRDRGLIVIGVDIQDRDADAKAFIEKFKLSFPNGPDLQGKLSIGYGVYGVPETFFIGKDGTIHYKHVGALDERILKAKVEEML, from the coding sequence GCTAAGCCTGCTTCTCAGTATTATCCCGTTTCTCCTGCTCCTCGCGTACGGTTTCAAGACCAACCCGAGGGAGGTGCCATCACCGTTAGTGGGTCACCAGGCCCCCCCGTTCGCTCTGACGATGTTTGATGGGAGCAGCAACAGCCTCGAGGCGCTTCGTGGGAAGCCTGTAGTCCTGAACTTCTGGGCCTCCTGGTGCTTCCCGGCGTGTTACGATGAAGCACCACACTTGGAGGCCGCATGGCAAACCTACCGGGACCGTGGGCTGATAGTGATCGGGGTCGATATACAGGATCGGGATGCGGATGCGAAGGCGTTTATTGAAAAGTTCAAGCTCAGCTTTCCGAACGGTCCTGACCTGCAGGGAAAGCTCTCCATTGGATATGGTGTCTATGGCGTGCCGGAAACTTTCTTCATCGGAAAAGACGGTACGATTCATTACAAGCATGTCGGAGCCCTCGATGAAAGAATACTGAAGGCAAAGGTCGAGGAGATGCTGTGA